One window of Staphylococcus chromogenes genomic DNA carries:
- a CDS encoding HlyD family efflux transporter periplasmic adaptor subunit codes for MKKIITINIVTILLILIIGAVAFYFYNQSANYIKTDNAKVDSEQMKLSSPIPGQITKLNAKEGDKLNEGDTVAEVTGKGQDGQPQKMEIKMPKDGTIAKMDGQENGMAQAGQPMAYAYNMNDLYITANIDETDVKDLSENEKVDVSIDGQSSQIKGRVDRIGNATASSFSLMPSSNSDGNYTKVTQVVPVKIKLDNQPSKGIVPGMNAEVSIHKN; via the coding sequence ATGAAGAAAATTATCACAATTAATATTGTAACGATATTATTAATATTGATTATTGGCGCAGTTGCGTTTTATTTTTACAATCAGTCAGCAAATTATATTAAAACGGATAACGCTAAAGTAGATAGTGAACAAATGAAGTTATCAAGTCCTATTCCTGGCCAAATTACGAAATTAAATGCCAAAGAAGGGGACAAACTTAATGAGGGTGATACTGTTGCGGAAGTGACAGGAAAAGGACAAGATGGTCAACCTCAAAAAATGGAGATTAAAATGCCTAAAGATGGCACAATTGCTAAAATGGACGGCCAAGAAAATGGAATGGCTCAAGCCGGTCAACCTATGGCTTACGCTTACAACATGAATGATTTATACATTACAGCGAATATCGATGAAACAGATGTCAAAGATTTAAGTGAAAATGAAAAAGTTGATGTTTCTATTGATGGTCAATCTTCACAAATCAAAGGTCGTGTGGATCGTATCGGTAATGCAACAGCTTCAAGTTTTTCATTAATGCCTTCATCTAATAGTGATGGTAACTATACAAAAGTAACACAAGTTGTTCCAGTTAAAATTAAATTAGACAATCAACCTTCAAAAGGTATTGTCCCTGGTATGAACGCGGAAGTGAGCATTCACAAAAACTAA
- the pta gene encoding phosphate acetyltransferase, giving the protein MSSLLDVLKEKLSGQNVRIVLPEGEDERVLSAAVELQQSDYVTPVVLGNKANIETLAKDKGLSIDALEIIQPDTSDLKADLVAKFVERRKGKATEEQAQELLNNVNYFGTMLVYAGKADGLVSGAAHSTADTVRPALQIIKTKPGVSKTSGIFFMIKEDQQYIFGDCAINPELGAQDLAEIAVESAKSAQSFGMDPRVAMLSFSTKGSAKSDDTEKVSEAVKIAQEKIESEGLSNVVVDGEFQFDAAIVPEVAKKKAPGAKIQGDANVFIFPSLEAGNIGYKIAQRLGGFDAVGPVLQGLNSPVNDLSRGCSTEDVYNLSIITAAQSLQ; this is encoded by the coding sequence ATGTCTAGTTTATTAGATGTTTTAAAAGAAAAATTATCAGGTCAAAATGTTCGTATCGTATTACCAGAAGGTGAAGATGAACGCGTCTTATCTGCTGCTGTTGAATTACAACAATCAGACTATGTGACTCCAGTTGTTTTAGGCAATAAAGCGAACATCGAAACGCTTGCAAAAGACAAAGGACTTTCTATCGATGCACTTGAAATCATTCAACCAGATACAAGTGACTTAAAAGCTGATTTAGTCGCAAAATTCGTTGAACGTCGTAAAGGTAAAGCGACAGAAGAACAAGCGCAAGAATTATTAAATAACGTGAACTATTTTGGAACAATGTTAGTTTATGCAGGCAAAGCTGACGGCTTAGTGAGTGGTGCTGCCCATTCTACAGCGGACACTGTACGCCCTGCGTTACAAATCATTAAAACAAAACCAGGTGTTTCTAAAACTTCAGGTATCTTCTTCATGATTAAAGAAGATCAACAATACATTTTTGGTGATTGTGCCATCAACCCTGAATTAGGCGCACAAGACTTAGCTGAAATCGCTGTAGAAAGTGCGAAATCTGCCCAAAGTTTCGGCATGGATCCACGTGTAGCGATGTTAAGTTTCTCAACAAAAGGTTCAGCGAAATCAGATGACACTGAAAAAGTATCTGAAGCTGTGAAAATTGCGCAAGAGAAAATTGAATCTGAAGGTTTATCAAATGTTGTTGTCGATGGTGAATTCCAATTCGATGCGGCGATTGTTCCTGAAGTTGCGAAGAAAAAAGCACCGGGCGCTAAAATCCAAGGTGACGCAAATGTCTTCATTTTCCCTAGTTTAGAAGCGGGTAACATTGGTTACAAAATTGCACAACGTTTAGGCGGTTTTGATGCAGTAGGTCCTGTTTTACAAGGATTAAATTCGCCTGTTAATGACTTATCACGTGGCTGCTCTACTGAAGACGTATATAATTTATCTATTATTACAGCAGCACAAAGCTTACAATAA
- a CDS encoding DUF423 domain-containing protein codes for MKVFIILGALNALFAVGTGAFGAHALDGKLSEHYMSVWEKATTYQMYHALGLVLIGIIGGAFDLNVSWAGWLMFLGIVFFSGSLYILSLTGVSVLGAITPIGGVLFVVSWLMLAIAAFKI; via the coding sequence ATGAAAGTATTTATTATATTAGGTGCGTTAAACGCTTTATTTGCTGTGGGTACCGGCGCATTTGGGGCGCATGCGTTAGATGGCAAGCTCTCAGAACATTATATGTCCGTTTGGGAAAAAGCGACCACTTATCAAATGTATCATGCGCTAGGTTTAGTTTTAATTGGGATTATTGGTGGTGCATTTGACCTAAACGTGAGTTGGGCAGGCTGGCTCATGTTTTTAGGTATTGTGTTCTTTAGTGGCTCATTGTACATTCTGTCACTCACAGGTGTGAGCGTACTTGGTGCCATCACCCCTATAGGCGGCGTATTATTTGTAGTCAGTTGGCTTATGCTTGCGATTGCTGCTTTTAAAATATAA
- a CDS encoding DUF5327 family protein, with product MNKEKLIEMIEAELVKADQAQNDVAFDKHIYAIHTLTALYTNTDAREKSASSRDITHTAVQTNTSTKQDTSSQAVTDEEIRLMGGKVSPSKTTTSNARMVTDDEIGNGESLFDF from the coding sequence GTGAATAAAGAGAAACTCATCGAAATGATTGAAGCAGAGTTAGTTAAGGCAGATCAAGCTCAAAATGATGTCGCCTTTGATAAACATATTTACGCGATTCACACATTGACTGCATTGTACACGAACACGGATGCTCGAGAGAAGTCCGCGTCATCACGTGATATCACCCATACCGCTGTACAGACGAATACCTCAACGAAACAGGACACTTCCTCTCAGGCTGTCACAGATGAGGAAATTAGATTAATGGGTGGAAAAGTGTCTCCAAGTAAGACCACGACGTCAAATGCACGTATGGTCACAGATGATGAAATCGGCAATGGGGAATCGCTGTTCGATTTTTAA
- a CDS encoding TetR/AcrR family transcriptional regulator, whose amino-acid sequence MNKSNARIAILKAMVALLEKEKFDQITIKQICVESGVHRSTFYAHFEDKYQLMETIKSYHMKRYRNLMQYMKNIIVSSPIQEAKQRMIQVFRVLFKYILRFKTYFSGLVLTQSQYDFIRDYIQFTKEGYTSILEVLPTMNYSNYFIDYTLGGQLAIIYSWITRGCEEDSDTMAMILYNNIIKLNR is encoded by the coding sequence ATGAATAAAAGCAATGCTAGAATAGCAATTCTAAAAGCGATGGTCGCGCTTTTAGAAAAAGAAAAATTTGATCAAATCACAATTAAACAAATTTGTGTAGAAAGTGGGGTCCATCGTTCAACATTTTATGCACATTTTGAAGATAAATATCAGTTAATGGAAACCATCAAATCATATCATATGAAACGTTATAGAAACTTAATGCAATATATGAAAAACATTATCGTTTCTTCTCCGATTCAAGAAGCGAAACAACGGATGATTCAAGTTTTTAGGGTGTTGTTCAAATATATTCTAAGATTTAAAACGTATTTTTCGGGATTAGTACTGACACAGAGTCAATATGATTTTATTCGGGACTATATTCAATTCACAAAAGAAGGCTATACTTCCATTCTAGAAGTTCTTCCTACAATGAATTATTCCAATTATTTCATTGATTACACGCTTGGGGGACAATTGGCGATTATTTATTCGTGGATTACGCGGGGATGCGAAGAAGATAGCGACACAATGGCTATGATTCTATACAACAATATCATTAAGTTGAATCGTTAA
- the thiD gene encoding bifunctional hydroxymethylpyrimidine kinase/phosphomethylpyrimidine kinase yields the protein MALKKVLTIAGSDTSAGAGMQADLKTFQEHDTYGMVALAAIVTMDKATWSHDVTPITFDVFNKQLETVISIGPDAVKTGMLGTEEVIKRAGEAFTESGAKHFVVDPVMVCKGEDEVLNPGNTDAMIQYLLPKATVVTPNLFEAGQLSGLGTLKSMDDMKKAAEIIHQQGAQHVVIKGGKALDQDKSYDLYYDGQTFYQLTTDMFQQSYNHGAGCTFAAATTANLANGLTPKDAVINAKAFVASAIKNGWKMNDFVGPVDHGAANRIEKIDVDVKEI from the coding sequence ATGGCATTAAAAAAAGTATTAACAATTGCTGGCTCTGATACAAGTGCTGGGGCAGGGATGCAAGCAGACTTAAAAACATTTCAAGAGCATGATACGTATGGCATGGTGGCGCTTGCTGCCATCGTAACGATGGATAAAGCCACATGGTCACATGATGTAACACCGATTACTTTTGATGTGTTCAACAAGCAACTTGAAACAGTCATCAGTATTGGACCTGATGCGGTCAAGACAGGGATGCTCGGTACTGAAGAAGTCATTAAACGCGCAGGAGAAGCATTTACAGAATCTGGTGCCAAACATTTTGTTGTCGACCCAGTGATGGTATGTAAAGGGGAAGATGAAGTATTAAACCCAGGTAATACGGATGCAATGATTCAATATTTATTACCAAAAGCAACCGTGGTAACACCTAACCTTTTCGAAGCGGGTCAACTTTCAGGATTAGGAACATTAAAATCTATGGATGACATGAAAAAAGCAGCAGAAATTATCCATCAACAAGGGGCACAACACGTCGTTATCAAAGGTGGCAAAGCGTTAGACCAAGATAAATCATACGACTTGTATTACGATGGTCAAACTTTCTATCAACTAACAACAGATATGTTCCAACAAAGTTACAACCACGGCGCAGGTTGTACATTTGCAGCTGCAACAACAGCCAACTTAGCTAATGGTTTAACACCAAAAGACGCAGTGATTAACGCCAAAGCGTTCGTAGCTTCAGCGATTAAAAATGGTTGGAAAATGAACGATTTTGTAGGTCCAGTCGATCATGGTGCTGCGAATCGTATTGAAAAAATTGACGTAGATGTCAAAGAAATATAA
- a CDS encoding APC family permease: protein MQNKHDQIDRGDLQANLSEKFVWAIAYGSCIGWGSFILPGDWIAQSGPIAASIGILIGALLMIIIAVSYGALVERFPVSGGGFAFSYLGFGRYVSFFSSWFLTFGYICVVALNATAFSLLIKFLLPDVLEVGKLYTIAGWDVYITEIVIATVLLLVFMFIAIKGASVSGSLQYYFCIAMVTVVVLLFISSFFGSNFSLDNLKPLNGPKYGWFQAIIMIVAVAPWAYVGFDNIPQTAEEFNFSPNKTFKLIVYSLIAAGMTYTMMILYTGWLSGASEDLWLTGSVTREAFGTIGLGVLAIAIIMGIFTGLNGFLLSASRLLFSMGRSGIMPKVFSKLHPKYKTPYVSIIFLVALTLIAPWLGRTALTWIVDMSSTGVSVAYFVTCLAAAKLFSYDKTSPSYGPVYKTFAIVGAVISFIFLFLLLFPWSPAALSGPSYIALLGWTVLGLIFFIIRFSKLRRIDKEDLSRLILDAHNKDVEKMIEK from the coding sequence ATGCAAAATAAGCACGATCAAATTGACCGTGGCGACTTACAAGCAAATTTATCAGAGAAGTTTGTATGGGCCATTGCGTATGGCTCTTGTATTGGTTGGGGGTCATTTATTTTACCAGGAGATTGGATTGCCCAATCAGGACCAATTGCTGCATCAATTGGAATTTTAATTGGCGCATTACTTATGATTATTATTGCCGTGAGTTATGGCGCATTAGTTGAACGCTTTCCAGTTTCGGGTGGAGGATTTGCGTTCAGTTATTTAGGATTTGGACGCTATGTGAGCTTTTTCTCATCATGGTTTTTAACATTTGGATATATTTGTGTCGTTGCCTTGAATGCAACCGCGTTTAGTCTCTTAATTAAATTTTTATTACCCGATGTTTTAGAAGTAGGAAAATTATATACGATTGCAGGTTGGGACGTTTACATCACAGAAATCGTTATTGCTACTGTCCTATTACTTGTTTTTATGTTCATTGCGATTAAAGGTGCAAGCGTATCCGGATCATTACAATACTATTTTTGTATTGCGATGGTGACGGTCGTTGTTTTACTTTTCATTAGCTCATTTTTTGGTTCGAATTTCTCATTAGATAACTTAAAACCGTTAAACGGGCCAAAATATGGTTGGTTTCAAGCGATTATTATGATTGTCGCTGTTGCGCCATGGGCTTATGTGGGATTTGATAATATTCCTCAAACGGCAGAAGAATTCAATTTTTCTCCAAATAAAACATTTAAATTAATCGTGTACAGTCTGATTGCTGCGGGTATGACGTATACAATGATGATTTTGTATACGGGTTGGCTAAGTGGCGCAAGTGAGGATTTATGGCTCACAGGTTCTGTGACACGAGAAGCTTTCGGCACGATTGGCCTCGGTGTACTCGCCATTGCGATTATTATGGGGATATTTACCGGCTTAAATGGCTTTTTATTAAGTGCGAGCCGCTTATTGTTTTCAATGGGACGTTCAGGTATTATGCCTAAGGTGTTTAGCAAGTTGCATCCTAAATATAAAACACCTTACGTTTCAATTATCTTTTTAGTGGCGTTGACACTCATTGCACCTTGGCTAGGACGTACAGCCCTTACATGGATTGTCGATATGTCTTCAACAGGTGTGTCTGTCGCCTATTTTGTCACATGTTTAGCAGCCGCAAAATTATTTAGTTATGACAAAACGAGTCCTTCATACGGACCTGTTTATAAAACATTTGCGATTGTGGGCGCAGTCATTTCATTTATCTTTTTATTTTTATTACTTTTCCCATGGTCACCTGCCGCGCTATCTGGACCGTCGTACATCGCACTTCTAGGTTGGACTGTGTTAGGACTTATCTTTTTTATCATTCGTTTTTCAAAATTACGACGTATTGATAAAGAGGATTTATCACGACTCATTTTAGATGCGCATAATAAAGACGTCGAAAAAATGATTGAAAAATAA
- a CDS encoding GNAT family N-acetyltransferase: protein MHYFKLPIDETYSLVKLELMHAGEVYDVINRERAHLNAFLDWVPHINSVEDELRFLKKMMTLEIENKVRVYAIYEKNQLIGTVDIHNIDTQNHTGEIGYWLSQHVTGQGVMTKAVRLLCDLAFNDLLLNRLEIRAQKENKASQRVAAKGGFRFIGEAREEVYRQGDYVTMYHYELLKRDFKPLKL, encoded by the coding sequence GTGCATTATTTTAAATTGCCAATAGATGAAACATACAGCCTTGTTAAACTTGAACTTATGCATGCGGGTGAAGTTTATGACGTCATCAACCGGGAGCGCGCGCATTTGAACGCTTTTTTAGATTGGGTACCGCACATTAATTCTGTTGAAGATGAACTTCGGTTTTTGAAAAAAATGATGACATTAGAAATCGAGAATAAAGTTCGAGTTTACGCTATATATGAGAAGAATCAATTGATTGGTACTGTCGATATTCATAACATAGATACACAGAATCACACAGGAGAAATCGGCTACTGGCTGAGTCAACATGTGACAGGACAAGGGGTGATGACTAAAGCCGTGCGCCTGTTATGTGACTTAGCATTTAATGATTTATTACTGAACCGCCTTGAAATTCGCGCGCAAAAAGAAAATAAAGCGAGTCAACGTGTCGCTGCAAAGGGAGGATTTCGTTTCATAGGGGAAGCGCGAGAGGAAGTCTACCGTCAAGGGGACTATGTCACAATGTATCATTATGAACTTTTAAAAAGAGATTTTAAACCGCTTAAATTGTGA
- a CDS encoding uracil-DNA glycosylase — MEWSTIFHEITTKHDFKAMHDFLEKEYATEIVYPERKDIYQAFDLTPFEEIKVVILGQDPYHGPNQAHGLAFSVQPHAKFPPSLRNMYKELEDDIGCHRTSPHLQDWAREGVLLLNTVLTVRQGQAHSHRDIGWETFTNEIIQAVSDHREGVVFILWGKPAQQKERLIDTTKHEIIKAPHPSPLSAHRGFFGSKPYSKANAYLSQHGKSPIHWCERKEETRE; from the coding sequence ATGGAATGGTCGACCATTTTTCATGAGATTACAACAAAACATGATTTTAAAGCGATGCATGATTTTTTAGAGAAAGAATATGCGACAGAAATCGTTTATCCTGAACGTAAAGATATTTATCAAGCTTTTGATTTAACGCCTTTTGAAGAGATTAAAGTGGTCATTTTAGGTCAAGATCCCTATCACGGACCGAATCAAGCACATGGCCTCGCTTTTTCAGTACAGCCACACGCCAAATTTCCACCTTCCTTACGTAATATGTATAAAGAATTGGAAGACGATATTGGTTGTCATCGGACTTCTCCGCACCTTCAAGACTGGGCAAGAGAAGGGGTATTATTATTAAATACGGTACTGACCGTTAGACAAGGTCAAGCCCATTCACATCGAGATATAGGTTGGGAAACATTTACGAATGAAATTATTCAGGCGGTTTCTGATCATCGTGAAGGGGTTGTCTTTATTCTATGGGGAAAACCGGCACAACAAAAAGAGCGTCTGATTGATACGACAAAGCATGAAATTATCAAAGCCCCGCACCCAAGCCCTTTATCGGCACATCGTGGTTTTTTTGGTTCAAAACCGTATTCAAAGGCGAATGCTTATTTAAGCCAACATGGAAAATCCCCAATACATTGGTGTGAAAGAAAGGAAGAGACCCGTGAATAA
- the hemQ gene encoding hydrogen peroxide-dependent heme synthase: MSHAAETLDGWYSLHLFYAVDWASWRLVPEHDRQAMVTEFENKLSQLKAVKDQGQGDHVMYNVTGQKADILLWFLRPEMKELTNIENELNKLAIADHLIPTYSYVSVVELSNYLAGKSDEDPYENPHIKARLYPELPTTEYICFYPMNKRRNETYNWYMLSMEERKKLMYDHGMIGRKYAGKIKQFITGSVGFDDYEWGVTLFAEDVLQFKKIVYEMRFDETTARYGEFGSFFIGNRLAFNDLQAFFKI; encoded by the coding sequence ATGAGTCATGCAGCAGAGACTTTAGATGGTTGGTACAGTCTTCATTTGTTTTATGCAGTAGATTGGGCCTCATGGCGTCTTGTACCAGAACATGACCGTCAAGCGATGGTGACAGAATTTGAAAATAAATTATCACAATTAAAAGCGGTTAAAGATCAAGGTCAAGGCGATCATGTGATGTATAATGTGACAGGTCAAAAAGCAGATATTTTATTGTGGTTTTTACGACCTGAAATGAAAGAATTAACAAATATTGAAAATGAATTAAATAAATTGGCGATTGCGGATCACCTCATCCCAACGTATTCTTATGTCTCAGTGGTAGAGTTAAGCAATTACCTTGCGGGTAAATCAGACGAAGACCCTTATGAAAATCCGCATATTAAAGCACGTTTATATCCAGAATTGCCTACAACGGAGTACATTTGTTTCTATCCAATGAACAAACGTCGTAATGAAACGTACAACTGGTATATGTTATCCATGGAAGAACGTAAAAAATTAATGTATGACCATGGCATGATTGGTCGTAAATATGCAGGCAAAATTAAACAATTTATCACAGGCTCAGTAGGATTTGATGATTACGAATGGGGCGTCACACTTTTTGCAGAAGATGTCCTTCAATTTAAAAAAATCGTTTATGAAATGCGTTTTGACGAAACTACAGCGCGATATGGTGAATTTGGTAGTTTCTTTATCGGAAATCGCCTAGCGTTTAACGATTTACAAGCCTTCTTTAAAATTTAA
- a CDS encoding lipoate--protein ligase family protein → MDLVSKYFKDVAWRYVDHATGLEPMQSFAFDDTFSESVGKDASPNVVRTWIHQHTVILGIHDSRLPHLDEGIRFLTDTKGYNAIVRNSGGLGVVLDQGILNISLMFKGKTETSIDEAFSVMYLLISKMFENENETIETFEITHSYCPGKFDLSIRNKKFAGISQRRVRGGIAVQIYLCVEGSGSERAQLMKDFYTHALQGKTTKFTYPDIYPSHMASLQELFQSDLTVQEVMFKLLYAIKDLGGTLNMDPITNEEWSRYEYYYERMLERNAKMNARLN, encoded by the coding sequence ATGGACTTAGTCTCAAAATATTTTAAGGATGTCGCATGGCGTTACGTTGATCATGCAACGGGACTTGAGCCCATGCAATCCTTTGCTTTTGATGATACGTTTTCTGAAAGCGTGGGCAAAGACGCCTCACCCAATGTTGTAAGAACATGGATACACCAACATACCGTGATTTTAGGCATTCATGATTCTCGGTTGCCCCATTTAGATGAAGGCATCCGATTTCTTACAGATACGAAAGGTTATAATGCCATTGTTCGTAACTCTGGGGGATTAGGGGTCGTGTTAGATCAAGGTATTTTGAACATTTCTCTCATGTTTAAAGGTAAAACGGAAACGAGCATTGATGAAGCGTTTTCAGTAATGTACCTTCTCATTAGTAAAATGTTCGAAAACGAAAATGAAACAATAGAAACGTTCGAAATTACCCATTCCTATTGCCCGGGAAAATTTGATTTAAGCATCCGAAACAAAAAATTTGCGGGTATTTCGCAACGTCGCGTTCGTGGTGGCATTGCGGTTCAAATTTACTTATGCGTTGAAGGTTCAGGGAGTGAACGTGCACAACTCATGAAAGATTTTTATACGCATGCCTTACAAGGCAAAACGACAAAGTTTACTTATCCCGATATTTATCCGAGTCATATGGCATCACTACAAGAGTTATTTCAGTCAGACCTCACCGTACAAGAAGTCATGTTTAAACTCCTCTATGCCATTAAAGATTTAGGGGGCACATTAAATATGGACCCGATCACAAATGAGGAATGGTCACGCTACGAATACTATTACGAGCGCATGTTAGAACGTAATGCGAAAATGAATGCGCGTTTAAATTAA
- a CDS encoding DHA2 family efflux MFS transporter permease subunit, translating to MFVTLYVIVALIVIAVLNLFLLKRKKRNTQKDALERTHQKTETESKDETSHQFRLDEEEEQHNTPEHRPVNEEVGDAAQDYVFKKGITRNKILVAMVFGMFITILNQTLLNTALPVINTDFNISASTGQWLMTGFMLVNGILIPISAYLFNKFSYRSLFLVAMIIFTMGSFVCAIAWNFPVMMTGRVLQAIGAGVLMPLGTNVFMTIFPPQKRGMAMGVLGIAMILAPAIGPTLSGYIVENFDWHIMFYGMFGVGFISFIIAFLWFGIYQKTTHPRADVPGIIFSTLGFGALLYGFSEAGNKGWGSPEIIAMFIIGGIFTIAFVIRELSMKVPMLDFGVLKYSGYTLTAIINMIVTMSLFGGMILLPLYLQSLRGFTALDSGLLLLPGAIIMGLMGPIAGKLLDTIGIKPLAIFGLAVTTYGTWELTRLTMDTPYTSILMIYIIRSFGMSFVMMPIMTAGMNALPSRLISHGNALINTMRQLAGSIGTAILVTVMTQQTESHLATFQQDLDQTNPFIKDQVQMMAQQMGGKEQAMGAIMKFVNQLASVDGVNSAFWIATALSFLAFVLSFFLKGKSHYMSHE from the coding sequence ATGTTCGTTACGTTATATGTCATTGTTGCCCTTATTGTGATTGCCGTTTTAAATCTCTTCTTATTGAAGCGAAAAAAACGCAATACGCAAAAGGATGCGTTAGAAAGAACGCATCAAAAAACAGAAACGGAATCTAAAGATGAAACATCGCATCAATTTCGATTAGATGAAGAGGAGGAACAACATAATACTCCTGAGCATCGTCCGGTCAATGAAGAAGTGGGAGATGCTGCCCAAGACTATGTATTTAAAAAAGGGATTACTCGTAATAAAATTTTAGTCGCAATGGTCTTTGGGATGTTTATTACGATTTTAAACCAAACCCTCCTCAATACAGCCTTACCGGTCATTAACACGGATTTTAATATTTCCGCCTCCACAGGCCAGTGGCTTATGACTGGATTTATGTTGGTCAATGGGATTTTAATTCCAATCAGTGCGTATCTATTTAATAAGTTTTCATATCGAAGTCTTTTCTTAGTCGCAATGATTATTTTTACCATGGGCTCGTTCGTTTGCGCTATAGCTTGGAATTTCCCTGTGATGATGACAGGACGTGTATTACAAGCCATTGGTGCAGGTGTCTTGATGCCACTTGGAACGAATGTATTTATGACGATTTTCCCTCCACAAAAACGTGGAATGGCAATGGGGGTTTTAGGGATAGCTATGATTTTAGCTCCTGCTATCGGACCGACATTGTCAGGTTATATCGTTGAAAATTTTGATTGGCATATTATGTTCTATGGCATGTTTGGTGTAGGATTCATTTCCTTTATCATCGCCTTTTTATGGTTTGGAATTTATCAAAAAACGACTCATCCACGTGCCGATGTTCCAGGCATCATTTTCAGTACGCTTGGATTTGGCGCCTTGTTATATGGTTTCAGTGAAGCCGGTAACAAAGGATGGGGATCGCCTGAAATCATTGCAATGTTTATTATCGGAGGCATTTTTACGATTGCTTTCGTTATACGCGAACTTTCAATGAAAGTACCGATGTTAGACTTTGGTGTGCTTAAATATTCTGGTTATACCTTAACGGCAATCATCAATATGATTGTAACAATGAGTTTGTTTGGCGGTATGATTTTATTACCATTATATCTTCAAAGCTTGCGCGGCTTTACAGCGTTAGATTCTGGGCTGTTGTTACTGCCAGGAGCGATTATTATGGGCCTCATGGGGCCTATAGCCGGGAAATTACTCGACACAATTGGTATTAAGCCTCTTGCCATTTTCGGTCTTGCAGTCACGACATACGGTACATGGGAATTAACACGATTGACCATGGACACGCCGTATACTTCAATTTTAATGATTTATATTATTCGTTCATTTGGAATGAGTTTTGTCATGATGCCGATTATGACAGCAGGAATGAATGCACTCCCTTCACGACTTATTTCACATGGGAATGCATTGATTAATACGATGCGTCAATTAGCCGGTTCAATAGGGACAGCAATATTAGTCACAGTAATGACACAACAAACAGAATCGCATTTAGCAACATTTCAACAGGACTTAGATCAAACGAATCCATTTATTAAAGATCAAGTTCAAATGATGGCGCAACAAATGGGAGGCAAAGAACAAGCGATGGGCGCAATTATGAAATTTGTGAACCAACTTGCTTCAGTCGATGGGGTCAACAGTGCTTTTTGGATTGCGACTGCTTTAAGTTTTCTCGCATTTGTTCTCAGCTTTTTCTTAAAAGGAAAATCACACTACATGTCACATGAATAA